Part of the Caretta caretta isolate rCarCar2 chromosome 7, rCarCar1.hap1, whole genome shotgun sequence genome is shown below.
ACTAACCACTGTGTTTGGACAGGATTACATCTTGTATTGTAGGCCTAAGATCTGCTGTTAACTCAGTTTTTGagactgtatgcagtgttgttgtaactgtgTCTGTCCCAGGAGATCAgacaccaacttctgttgatgagatagacaagctttcgagctacacggAGCTTTtcaagtgtgggaaaggtactctgagtgtcacagacccagctaaatacaaggtggaacagattgtttaacatacCTAGTTAGCATATATTCTAAGGGACCTTTCGAGGTGGAGTGTCCCGTTAactcctctgcagtcataggataaaaaaggggggttagtgggttacagattgatATGGATTAATTGATGTCTATACAGCATTTGGGAAGTGCTGTGATAGtattatattaagaaaaaaattacaggaaAAATGAGCCTCATCCCCTCCCTCACCAACTCCTGTTCTGCATTGCCCACTACATAAATGTACCGTTTTTTAACGTTTCTACTTCTCCAAGTTTTTCTGCATCTTGTGTCTGTTGGCTGTGGTTAAACATCTGAGGCACAGTTCTGCTGCAGGACACAAGGAGGTGCCATTGACTTTCGGAATTCCTCTTAACCTGTTGGGAAAGGAATTGAGTGCTTGGAAGAGGAAGGAGagttgaaatgtaaaaatattctcCAATGAATATTagatattttagaattttttGGCTTACTCCACTTGTTGAGAAGGAACATGTTGGAATGAGAGGCCAAGCTCAGATTCTTAGGAACTGGTCAGAAGGAATCATATAAGGAAACTGTCCACTGAAAATAAGCTTAAAACAGAGAAATTACTTTTGTAAAGATGATTATTACTATTTTAGGTAGACTCCTATGGTAAATGCCTGAATAACCGAGAGCTTCCCAgtgagaggctgagggacacTTCTACAGCCACAACAGAGGATTCTGAATTCATGACCTTTATCTCCAGGTACAAGTTTCATCTTGCCATGGAGAATGCCATATGCAATGACTACATGACCGAGAAGCTGTGGCGTCCAATGCATTTGGGTGCCATCCCTGTATACCGAGGCTCCCCATCTGTGCAGGACTGGATGCCTGATGACCTCTCCATCATCCTCGTGGATGATTTTGGAAGCCCCCAAGAACTAGCACAGTTCCTTGACTTCCTGGACAGGAATGGAGAGGAGTATTTGAAATATCTAGAGTATAAGAAGCCAGGAGGCATTACGAACCAGTTTCTGCTGGAGAACATGGAGAGACGTGAGTGGGGAGTGAATGACATGACTTTGCCCAATTACCTGAATGGCTTTGAGTGTTTCATCTGTGACAGGGAGAACATCCGAGTCGCTGGTGAGAGGGATCATAAGAAATCTCGTGGGAAAGTGCCAGCTCCTGAACCCCACATAGCTCAGTTCACACACATGGGATGTCCCATGCCAGCCCCTGGCTTTGGAAACATTGAGGATCTCTCTGCAGGAGACAGGTATTTTATGAATGTTGTTTttacaaaatcattttttttaaaagcccaatTAATACAGGTTTGTATAATACTTTTTcaccctgaaggatcccaaaatgCTTCTCAAACTACATATGTAGAGCAGCCCTGAAATGTATGACACCCCTGAGGTGGAAGCAAGAGTATTGTATGCTGTGTACAGCCATGTGGGGGGAATTCGTAAAGAGCATTGGTTAGTGATTAAAGCAAGGGATTGACCTATCAGAACAGGACGATTGGGCTCCGTCCCTGCTTTTGCACAATGCTGGTGAAAGGTACTGGACTGGCAGTCCTAAAGGCTGGAGACTTCTGTCCACAGGCCAGATTCAGCATGGGCAGAGGCAGTGTAAGCTTCCCTCCATTTTACCAGCAATGTAACTCAAATCTGTTCTGAAGCAACCACTGCTAGTTGTGAGAAACATTTAAATTTCCACAGTCCATTTAGTcctttgtgacaggtttcagattggtagccgtgttagtctgtatcggcaaaaaaaaccaaaaccgagtacttgtggcaccttagagactaaccaatttatttgggcatgagctttcgtgagctacagctcacttcatcagatgcataccgtggaaactgcagaagacattatatacacacagagaccatgaaacaatacctcctcccaccccactgtcctgctggtaatagcttatctaaagtaatcatcaagttggaccatttccagcacaaatccaggttttctcaccctccgccccccccccccccccacacacacacacacaaactcactctcctgctggtaatagcccatccaaagtgaccactctcttcacaatgtgtatgataatcaaggtgggctatttcctgcacaaatccaggttatcatgcacattgtagggagagtggtcactttggataagctattaccagcaggagagtgagtttgtgtgtgtggtttttggaggggggtgagggagtgagagaacctggatttgtgcaggaaatggcccaccttgattatcatacacattgtgaagagagtggtcactttggatgggctattaccagcaggagagtgagtttgtgtgtgggggggcggagggtgagaaaacctggatttgtgctggaaatggcccaacttgatgattactttagataagctattaccagcaggacagtgggggggaggaggtattgtttcatggtctctgtgtgtatataatgtcttctgcagtttccacggtatgcatccgatgaagtgagctgtagctcacgaaagctcatgctcaaataaattggttagtctctaaggtgccacaagtactccttttctttttgcgaatacagactaacacggctgttactctgaaacctatgattatgtaaccaattatatcccaccgtcttaattagtttacacccagcaaaattaattatacagcagacagaaacaatcacagaaccagagagagattatacagacaaacaatagcaaagtgggaactataatgacaaaacaatacagaagtgaggatttcacatcccagctattgataagtgagttcttgccagacaggatgctatcaaactaagtttccttctaggcacttccctttctctggaggtgataggaatacaatcctgtcctgatagtgcctaacagcccaatagcacctgatttcaatgtgactagtttggaatgtgaggatgtgactggttgcttcccagcttatggctgcctctgttgcttagccaaagatcttagcctaagcacagggcctcagactgtcacagtaagagaaggaccttacacaggcagacagtgattttgattctttcttttatacccctaactagccaagtgataagaatacacctaaattcttagaatataggcctttacagacaggtctgaatatctatatcctaacaagtgaCATTACTGATAATGGGAAAACAAATTCTATTGGTCTAGAATGTACATACACATTTGAATGTTCACAAAGAATATTTCTCTGACCACACTGTACACTTCCTTTGGGACTTTTGTACTATATATGTGAAGATTGCTTCTGGGCAACACAGCCTTGAAGGTTTCTTCATCCTGTGATGAGTAGAATTGATGCCAGAAGTGCTGTACTGATTATCTTGGGGGGGGAAGACAAATGAATGTGGCATTGTGGATGAGCAGTAAGTACTGCGTAGCTGATATGGACAGGTTTGAAATGGCATCCCACTCAGTTTTTCTGGCCAGAATCTGTGGTAGTCTTGCTTGGCTGAGGAGGGAACATGTTCCATGAGAGGCTGAATGTTAGGGATCATCAAGAACAACCTGCCAGGTTTAGCTAGTCATGGAACGACCTCAGTGACAACTTACATGAAGCTTTGGCGTACTCTGTCACAGTATGAATGGGAGAGGAGGTGCTCCACATGACCATGAATGGGAAGGGAGCTGCCATACACACACTTTATGTTAAGATGTAGTCCATGCTATgacaaagtttgagaaccttAGTATACCCCCTCaaccgccacccccccccccccaaaaaaaaaaactgagtaaCTGGAAGGCTCAGGGGATTGATGGGATTCAAAGCCTTTCCTCTCTTGATTACTAATTCAAATACAGCCTAGGCTTCTTATGACCAAAAGCTGTTCCCATCTGATAGCTGTTTAGTGTTTGCTATGACTTGTGGTCTCACCCCATCTCCAGTTATCGCTATATGGGCCATAGAGAGCTACTTCGATGCTCCTAGAGGTGGTCATTCCAGGTTAGGATTATGTgcaaggttttattttattagagGACTACATTCTCCAAGGCTGTTGATGTTGTATCTTACCCTAACACTAAATTCACAAACACAAAATCTAAACAAGTTCCAAAGCCAGTAGTGAGGTGTTGTGGTTTCTGAAGGGAATTTACGTAGCAGATTTCTTAGGATACATTTAGAGCTGGGGTTCTCAAacggggtcacgaggttattacatgggggtcacaAACACCTGCATGAAAGAGCAACTGCTATACAGTATATAATTTAAATCTAGCATTTTAGAAAATTACACACCCCTTTCTGTTGCAATGTACTGTATTTACTTCAGAAGTATTGTAAACATATAATGAAGTGATTGTTGTTCCTAAACAAagtatatttttttttatccccACCGCTTTAAGGAAATGGAACTCTGGGGATTGTAGTATCATGTGCACAGATTTGTTGTTTTGAGACTAAAAGGTTGGTACTGAGACAACATTGGAGGGCTTGATTGTTCAGCAGCTGAAGAGCTGCATTAAACCGCAGACCAATCAGAACACTGAGATtggcccaaaaaaaaaaaaaaagggcggtAATTTATAATTTAACAATCAGACACACTGGCAggggcagtgctgggaggggtggcTTGCAGGGGCtatagccaccccaaaatttgcTTTAGTCCCTGCCCCCCTTAGCCATGTCTCCAAGTGCAAAGGTCAAATGtgacacagaagtaagggtggcatagtgtggcattgccacccttacttctgcagttCTGCGCTACTGGtggctgtgctgccttcagagttggatgcccggccagcagctgccgctctccagccacccagctctgaaggcagcgcctgctgccagcagcagcacagaagtaaaggtggcaatcatagaatcatagaataacagggttggaagggacctcaggaggtcatctagtccaaacccctgctcaaagcagaaccaatccccaatttttgccccagttccgtaaatggccccctcaaggattgaacttacaaccctgggtttagcaggccaatgctcaaaccactaagtcTGCTTTGACAAAGTTTCTTTGTGCTCATTCCCAGTATGAAAcagtaactagttaaaaaaataatttataaaaataattaaataaaaatgtgtgaTAAATTGAGCACttaaaaatagtttgtttttaatttataggatggggttgcactcagaggtttgctttgtgaaaggggtcaccaatagaaagtgtttgagaatcactgattgagagagagagcacagtggcTCAGTAATTCCAATATTTAATAGTGAACTTCCCCAACCTCTGTCCTTCATAGTCCTCTCTTAGGTGAGAGAGGAATTCAGTCTTATTGTTGGTTCAGCTTCAGACCCCCTCACTTTCTAATGGCTTGTTGCGCTTTCCCTCTTCTATGTTTCAGCTGGAAGGAGATGTGGCTACAGGATTATTGGCAGAGTCTTGATCAGGGTGAGGCTCTCACCACCATGATTCACCATAACGAATCTCATCAGGGAAGATTTTGGGATTATATGCATGAGATCTTCGTGAAGAGGACCAGACAGCAATGACCATCATCATGAGCACCTGGTTCAGTGTTACACAGAAGGCTGGGAGGGTAGGGACTTTTACCTGTCTCCGAAGACACTCTCTTGGAATGCAAGAGGAATTGCTCATATTGCTCATCTTGTATCTCATTCTAACTTTGGAGACCTTCCCTTCATGGGATCTGAAGACAGTCAGTCTCTGATCAGGCTTGagttcaccacacacacacacacactacttcaGCAGTGGATTCCCATCCCTGTTCTGGAGGCACCGTCTTCTGGGGTCAGAGAAGAATTCAGTCTCTTTGTGCTTTCAGTGTAATTTCCTCTGACCAAAAAAGTATTACACTTTGTGCCAAATGACTTGGAACATGGGCCTGTTGAGGCTGAACTGAGGTGTCCTAAGCTTGTTTCATTTCAGGAATTTAATTCCACATATTCAGTATTATTTTTGTAAAGGCTTTTTATTTCACTAGGCACTTATCCCTCCCGttaagatgggtttttttttaaaatcagggatACTAGTAAATGCCCGGCTTTTATGAACAAGTAATTTTTCCAGTGCGGAAATTATGATAGATTATATCTGGGGAGAAGGGTTATGCCTTATGAAACTTCAGTGATAAAGCATTCCCTCTTCAAGTGAATATGCCTCAAACATAGTAAATTTCGGGAagttttttcccttcccttcccctcccctccatcaaaCAGAGTTCACTTCTGTTAAATGATGACAATCTTAGTGGTCTTGGCAAAAACATCATTTCAGATGTGGTATTTCTTACTCCTGTAAATCTCATAATGATCAGGATATGAAAAGAACGCTGCAATTTATACCCCCACACTGTGTGGGCATGAGCACATGTGCGATTTACATGCTGTGTGAGTCCAATTCACTATTTATCCTGTGTTCTGTGAACTAATGACAACTGATCTTAGATCAGCCCTCTaacccagtagttctcaaacttttttttttttcacggatcacttgaaaattgctgagagtctccgcggaccacttaatgatctttccaaatattgtttgtaccgttagctaactattgtaaagtgctttggataaaaattctatataaaaaacaaacttaataaactttttttattgttctaCAGATAAAAACACACAACTCCTATTTTAATAGCattagtcttacctttctaatgtgatgatgtgccctctctcccctgccacagcagcccctgagttgaggctgggaaggagggggggtctctcccctgccgcAGCAGCCCTAGAGCTGGaaaaagtcgcctctttctctggccgccgcagcccctcttctcaccccactgcccccttccactTATCCCCTATtcctcccaaggccaccacctcaccttacatgtgtgtcttctccagggtccaggtacctaattagtggagccatgcctgcgcggctccactaattaggtgtgTGGCCCTTCATTCTTTCATGTGCAGCAACCCAGGCACGCCCCTTAGAGGGAACTTttcacggaccacctgaatggagctcgcggacgactggtggtccgcggaccacagtctgaaaatcccccctcagtcttttctcagaGGCAACATATCCAGCTTCCTAAACCTCCTCTCAAAggtcccatttttaaaataatgtagtcTTCATGTCACTTTCTTCTGAACACTcttgtttgtctttttttaaaggtatttagaatTGAACCATAGCCATAATCAGTGCGGATGAAAGTGGAATAATGTTTTACATTTATTACTGCTATTAATACAACCTCTTTTACAACAGCATTGTATTGTTGACTTGTTTAAATTATCATCCATTATGGTGACTAGATGCTGTCTTGTGCCTATATGCAGTGTATCTTTGCTCTGTTTTTGTGCAGTTGATTAATCCTTCATAGATGTGTTTCTCTGCCGTTATCTCGCTTGTTTAGCCCTTTTTTCAGTTTATCAATAGAGTATTTTAATTCCGTTCTCCAAACTATCTACACTCCTTCCTAGCTTCATATAATCAGAATTTATTTCGCTTGCTCTTGTTGCCATCTTCCAAGTCCCTAATGAAAGTATTAATAGTGCTGGACCTGGAACAGACCTCTAAGGAACATCAGACAGCATCTCTTCCTAACTTGACATTAAATCATTGATAATTGGTGATCAATTTTTTTCATCCAGTTCAGTCATTTTATGTAAATTCCATCTAATCTGTTTTTTAAGGGACTGCCACATGGAATCATATCAGACGCTTTACTAAAATGGAGatatgttctgttttttttatttagcagCTAAACTTATTATCCAGTCACACACAAACTTAGCATGATTTGTGTAACGAACTCATGTTGCCTAccatttttcacctttttttttcttaggTGTCTACAAATCCTCTGCCTCCTTAATTCTTCCAACAATTCAGCAGGGCCTTGCCTGCCTCCATAAGATCTCAAAAATAATAGCCACTTCTAATACCACTTCTGCCAGATACTAGAGTTGAGAATTTCCCTGGGCCCTGCTTATTGAATGTATTAAGTAATTCTGCCCTGTGgcctttccctttccttttaaCTAGTACTGCATTAAATCTTCTGTgagtgttgtggttttttttactGAAGACTGAAGAATTTCTTTTTGTCCTCCCCTGCTTTAAGCGAGGGACCCAAACACACTCTTTAGCCATCCATTTGCTTCTTATCCAGCATACTTTTGCATCCTTTAGTAATAGCCTCTCATGTTATGTCTTTGGCTCCAATTTATCCCTGCATCTGCCTTACTGTCCCTGATCTTATCTCCTGTGATTTCTCACTCAAACTCATATATACTTGTTTTTAGGGAGAAAATCCACTTCTGTCTTCTGTTACAATGGAACAGACCTTGTAGCAGACCTACTATGGTTCTGCTGCATAGGCCATGGGGCAGATTTTGGGATGGGTGTCAGCTCTATTCATTGGATCTGCAACCACTGCACAGTGTGAACCCCATTCTCTGAGACTCCCTTTGCATCCCTATGCAGCAAGGTTTTGGGGTACGGAGGCAGAGGGGTAGGCATGGAAAGAAGCAAGACAGTTGCAGATCCACTATCCAATGTGGACCCACCAGTCATCACTCCATGTAGGGTAGGGatgtgggagcagcagcaggattaACTGCGGCCTTAAGGTTGCAGTAATGGCTGCATAGTGATTCAGCTTCTACTCAGCAGCTTGGTGAGATTGAATTCCTTCCATCTGCATGGGTCTGTCCCCAAGAAATGACTCCCTTCACAAAACCTGGGTATTCTGGTGCAGATTTGATTCAAGTCTATAATACAAATCCATGTGCActaattttttccttttcacttCGGTCTTGCAACTGTTAACTTTTTGTGGTTGTCTCTTAGcattgaaaacatccactccagtCCCCTTGAGAAAACATTTTGCAGAAGAATTCTGCCACTCAGTAACCTAACTTGATGGGCATAGGCATCAAAGCATTACAAACCGTGCATTGCAGGAAGTCATAATTACCGACA
Proteins encoded:
- the POFUT4 gene encoding GDP-fucose protein O-fucosyltransferase 4, with protein sequence MGVRGGGQGRASRLRSCLAASLVLAVLAAGAGPLAAGEWEPAEGPPEPRGRSPFQPSTGLPPVEFGAVVAASYRGPGNGDTRRNRELPILLWWSPGLFPHFPGDTERIDCARRSCLVTRRRRVALHRRTKAVIFYGTDFRAYEAPLPRLPHQTWALFHEESPMNNYLLSHRPGIRLFNYTATFRRESDYPLTLQWLPSLAYLRRAALPLAEKERWRQQGYAPVLYMQSHCDVPSDRDRYVRELMKHIQVDSYGKCLNNRELPSERLRDTSTATTEDSEFMTFISRYKFHLAMENAICNDYMTEKLWRPMHLGAIPVYRGSPSVQDWMPDDLSIILVDDFGSPQELAQFLDFLDRNGEEYLKYLEYKKPGGITNQFLLENMERREWGVNDMTLPNYLNGFECFICDRENIRVAGERDHKKSRGKVPAPEPHIAQFTHMGCPMPAPGFGNIEDLSAGDSWKEMWLQDYWQSLDQGEALTTMIHHNESHQGRFWDYMHEIFVKRTRQQ